Proteins found in one Microbacterium sp. LWS13-1.2 genomic segment:
- a CDS encoding trypsin-like peptidase domain-containing protein — protein sequence MDDREALDAYSSTVMRVAQTVMPSVAAVSVRTRQGMGAGSASVITDGGHLLTSAHVVEGATGVELAFPDGTVAAASVIGADPLSDLAVLHADGPTPPPVRMGDAAALGVGQLVVALGNPRGFSGSVTAGIVSALGRSLPTRSGRVIDEVIQTDAALNPGNSGGVLADSAGRMVGVNTAVAGIGLGLAVPINATTREIIEALRTTGRVRRAWLGIAGATVPLGPDVALKAGARVGMQVVSVVANSPAAAAGARTGDIVLSLDGVAIADPTALQRRMVAGAIGRRMEMTVWRNGALVDVVVEPEELRVG from the coding sequence ATGGACGACAGGGAGGCGCTCGACGCGTACTCATCGACGGTGATGCGCGTCGCGCAGACGGTGATGCCGTCGGTCGCCGCGGTGAGCGTGCGCACCCGTCAGGGGATGGGCGCGGGCAGCGCCTCGGTCATCACTGATGGGGGACACCTCCTCACCAGCGCTCACGTCGTCGAAGGGGCGACCGGTGTCGAGCTGGCCTTCCCCGACGGCACGGTGGCAGCGGCATCCGTCATCGGCGCCGACCCGCTCTCAGACCTGGCAGTGCTGCACGCCGACGGACCGACGCCGCCGCCGGTGCGGATGGGGGATGCCGCCGCCTTGGGAGTCGGGCAGCTCGTGGTCGCGCTGGGCAACCCGCGCGGCTTTTCGGGAAGCGTGACGGCCGGCATCGTGTCGGCACTCGGACGATCGCTGCCGACCCGCTCAGGGCGGGTGATCGACGAGGTCATCCAGACCGACGCCGCACTCAACCCCGGCAACAGCGGCGGCGTGCTGGCCGACAGCGCCGGCCGGATGGTCGGCGTGAACACCGCCGTCGCCGGCATCGGACTGGGACTCGCCGTGCCCATCAACGCCACGACGCGCGAGATCATCGAGGCCTTGCGCACGACCGGCCGGGTGCGGCGCGCCTGGCTCGGGATCGCCGGTGCGACGGTGCCGCTCGGCCCCGACGTGGCACTCAAGGCCGGGGCGCGGGTCGGGATGCAGGTGGTCTCGGTCGTGGCGAACAGCCCGGCCGCCGCAGCCGGTGCCCGCACCGGCGACATCGTGCTGTCATTGGACGGCGTTGCGATCGCCGACCCCACCGCGCTGCAGCGCCGCATGGTCGCGGGCGCGATCGGGCGGCGGATGGAGATGACGGTCTGGCGCAACGGCGCCCTCGTCGATGTGGTGGTCGAGCCCGAGGAACTCCGCGTCGGCTGA
- a CDS encoding squalene cyclase, whose translation MSTPRPVLDWLLDCDPSLRWQVERDLVGAPPAVWEATRARVATEGFGARLLAEQDADGQWARGAFFPAGFFGSAEAEAPGQPWVATTWVLKDLGEWGVDAAVLEGTAEKLAANSRWEYEDLPYWGGEVDVCINSYTLASGAWLGADVSQLVAWFPEHRLADGGWNCEAEEGDSVRSSFHSTLNAVRGMFAYERITGDTSMREARHGGEEYLLSRRLMFRASTGEVVGDFVTRFVYPNRHRYSALAAVDHFRDVALFEGTTPDPRLAEAIDVVRAARQPDGTWLQTTPLPGRTWFDVDAREGEPSRWLTLMGTRVLDWWDSSAGSSPGADSED comes from the coding sequence ATGTCCACGCCGCGACCCGTGCTCGACTGGCTGCTCGACTGCGACCCGTCGCTGCGCTGGCAGGTCGAGCGGGACCTCGTCGGCGCTCCGCCCGCCGTGTGGGAGGCGACACGAGCGCGCGTCGCGACCGAAGGTTTCGGCGCGCGGCTCCTCGCGGAGCAGGACGCCGACGGTCAGTGGGCCCGCGGCGCCTTCTTCCCGGCGGGCTTCTTCGGCAGCGCCGAGGCGGAGGCGCCGGGTCAGCCCTGGGTCGCGACGACTTGGGTGCTCAAAGACCTGGGGGAGTGGGGCGTGGATGCTGCCGTGCTCGAAGGCACCGCTGAGAAGCTCGCAGCGAACAGCCGGTGGGAGTATGAGGACCTGCCCTACTGGGGCGGCGAGGTCGACGTCTGCATCAACTCCTACACGCTCGCGAGCGGTGCCTGGCTCGGCGCTGACGTGTCGCAGCTCGTCGCGTGGTTCCCCGAGCATCGCCTCGCCGACGGTGGCTGGAACTGCGAGGCCGAGGAGGGCGACTCCGTCCGCTCGTCGTTCCACTCGACGTTGAATGCCGTGCGGGGCATGTTCGCGTACGAGCGGATCACCGGCGACACGAGCATGCGCGAAGCCCGTCACGGCGGCGAGGAGTACCTGCTCTCGCGGCGGCTCATGTTCCGCGCCAGCACGGGCGAGGTCGTCGGCGACTTCGTGACCCGCTTCGTCTACCCGAACCGGCACCGGTACAGCGCACTCGCCGCGGTCGACCACTTCCGCGACGTCGCGCTGTTCGAAGGCACGACGCCCGACCCGCGGCTCGCCGAGGCGATCGACGTCGTGAGGGCGGCCCGGCAGCCCGACGGCACGTGGCTGCAGACGACGCCGCTGCCGGGGCGGACCTGGTTCGACGTCGACGCGCGCGAGGGGGAGCCCTCGCGTTGGCTCACCCTGATGGGCACCCGCGTGCTCGACTGGTGGGACTCGTCGGCGGGCTCCTCGCCGGGGGCGGATTCCGAGGACTGA
- a CDS encoding extracellular solute-binding protein yields MRKRMIGVAALAASAVLLAGCGGGGNGGGGTGGDVDFEAEPTGALSAWGFENADDVGQSRLDYAEDQLSDVEVELDATAFDAQKFTTRIASGDVPDVVQMDRRYVTQYAAQDLIIPLDACFEAHDVTPDDYWYPFVVDDVRYDDEVWAVPQFYQPPAIILNKRVMDEAGVTTEEIDTSNPDALLGAIGKMYQESGGVPTRLGLDPVSTGQAPLWILGMGGQLTDEDGTPTLDDPSNIAGIDMLTQINDAQGGYASVKSFTDSFDTFGENNQFVADQVGAQVNAQWYPNVLSPYVDQIQIEAVPFKDSEGNPFSVAGGQAFVIPAGAENPTAACAWMIALTNEEAWAAAGAARAATREEDGGINTGLFTGAPGPDQSIRDEYVVESGNAGFDQTIATYYDVLDYGRSFGSSPAGQDIQNELNNAVTAALLGDKTPEEALADAQAAAMRAYENATAG; encoded by the coding sequence ATGCGCAAGCGCATGATCGGAGTCGCCGCACTCGCGGCATCCGCTGTCCTCCTCGCCGGCTGCGGAGGCGGTGGGAACGGCGGGGGCGGCACTGGCGGTGACGTGGACTTCGAGGCCGAACCGACCGGCGCTCTGTCGGCATGGGGCTTCGAGAACGCCGACGATGTCGGCCAGTCACGCCTCGACTACGCCGAGGATCAACTGAGCGACGTCGAGGTCGAACTCGACGCGACCGCCTTCGATGCGCAGAAGTTCACCACGCGCATCGCGAGCGGCGACGTGCCCGACGTCGTGCAGATGGATCGGCGCTACGTGACGCAGTACGCGGCACAGGACCTCATCATCCCGCTGGACGCGTGCTTCGAAGCGCACGACGTCACGCCCGACGACTACTGGTACCCGTTCGTCGTGGACGACGTGCGCTACGACGACGAGGTCTGGGCGGTGCCGCAGTTCTACCAGCCGCCGGCGATCATCCTGAACAAGAGGGTGATGGACGAGGCGGGCGTCACCACCGAGGAGATCGACACGTCCAACCCGGACGCCCTCCTCGGCGCGATCGGCAAGATGTACCAGGAGTCGGGCGGCGTTCCGACGCGCCTGGGCCTGGACCCGGTGTCCACCGGTCAGGCGCCCCTGTGGATCCTCGGCATGGGCGGCCAGCTCACCGACGAGGACGGCACCCCGACGCTCGATGACCCGAGCAACATCGCCGGCATCGACATGCTCACGCAGATCAACGACGCGCAGGGCGGCTACGCCTCCGTCAAGAGCTTCACCGACTCGTTCGACACCTTCGGAGAGAACAACCAGTTCGTCGCCGACCAGGTGGGTGCGCAGGTGAACGCGCAGTGGTACCCGAACGTGCTGTCGCCGTATGTCGACCAGATCCAGATCGAGGCGGTGCCGTTCAAAGACAGCGAGGGCAACCCGTTCTCGGTGGCGGGCGGACAGGCGTTCGTGATTCCCGCCGGCGCGGAGAATCCCACCGCGGCCTGCGCCTGGATGATCGCGCTGACGAACGAGGAGGCCTGGGCGGCGGCGGGCGCGGCCCGCGCCGCGACGCGCGAAGAGGACGGCGGCATCAACACCGGACTGTTCACCGGCGCACCCGGTCCTGACCAGTCGATCCGCGACGAATACGTCGTGGAGTCGGGCAATGCGGGCTTCGACCAGACCATCGCGACGTACTACGACGTGCTGGACTACGGCCGGTCGTTCGGCTCGTCGCCGGCCGGGCAGGACATCCAGAACGAACTGAACAACGCCGTCACGGCGGCTCTTCTCGGAGACAAGACGCCGGAAGAAGCGCTCGCCGACGCGCAGGCCGCGGCCATGCGGGCGTACGAGAACGCGACCGCCGGCTGA
- the corA gene encoding magnesium/cobalt transporter CorA: MPIVDNGVYVAGQRIKNPTSLAETFEYTRAQHGMAWIGLFRPTAEEIAQVADEFSLHSLAVEDALTGHQRSKLERYGDILFIVLRPARYVDETETVEFGELHVFVGPDFIVTIRHAESPDLSRVRHRMERDPQLLALGPEAVLYAILDEVVDEYTPVIEGVENDIDEIEDALFESGGVTLSKRIYDLSREVITLQRAVAPLADMLEALQRGAPKYEVDLELQRSLRDVHDHALRIIDKAAAFRSILDNALTVNATIVTQRQTDTALLQNEQVKKISGWAAILFGPTLVGTIYGMNFVYMPELEWPLGYPMALALMAATSLTLYWVFRKRHWL, translated from the coding sequence ATGCCCATCGTCGACAACGGCGTGTACGTCGCCGGACAGCGGATCAAGAATCCTACGAGCCTGGCCGAGACGTTCGAGTACACGCGCGCGCAGCATGGAATGGCCTGGATCGGGCTGTTCCGCCCCACCGCCGAGGAGATCGCGCAGGTCGCCGACGAGTTCTCACTGCATTCCCTCGCCGTCGAGGACGCCCTGACGGGTCACCAGCGGTCGAAGCTCGAGCGGTACGGCGACATCCTCTTCATCGTGCTGAGGCCCGCGCGGTACGTCGACGAGACCGAGACGGTCGAGTTCGGCGAGCTTCACGTGTTCGTCGGCCCGGACTTCATCGTGACGATCCGCCACGCCGAGTCTCCCGATCTGAGCCGCGTGCGCCACCGCATGGAGCGCGACCCGCAGCTGCTCGCCCTCGGTCCGGAGGCCGTGCTCTACGCGATCCTCGACGAGGTCGTGGACGAGTACACGCCCGTGATCGAGGGCGTCGAGAACGACATCGACGAGATCGAGGACGCTCTGTTTGAGAGTGGCGGGGTCACCCTCTCCAAGCGCATCTACGACCTGTCGCGCGAGGTGATCACCCTGCAGCGCGCGGTCGCGCCCCTCGCCGACATGCTCGAGGCCCTCCAGCGCGGGGCGCCCAAGTACGAGGTCGACCTCGAGCTGCAGCGGTCGCTGCGCGACGTGCATGACCACGCGCTGCGGATCATCGACAAGGCCGCCGCGTTCCGCTCGATCCTCGACAACGCGCTCACCGTGAACGCCACGATCGTGACGCAGCGCCAGACCGACACCGCGCTGCTGCAGAACGAGCAGGTGAAGAAGATCTCGGGCTGGGCCGCGATCCTGTTCGGTCCCACGCTCGTCGGCACGATCTACGGCATGAACTTCGTGTACATGCCCGAACTGGAATGGCCGCTCGGCTATCCGATGGCGCTCGCCCTCATGGCGGCGACGAGTCTCACGCTGTACTGGGTCTTCCGCAAGCGGCACTGGCTCTGA
- the istA gene encoding IS21 family transposase translates to MITLEDWALIRRLAAEGVPKARIAERLGISRTTVIKAVNSDSPPRYERTPAPTSFTVFEPRVRELLAETPDMPATVLAERVGWTGSIRWFRDNVKRLRPEQRRIDPADRLVWEPGDAAQCDLWFPPRKIPLEDGTSKLLPVLVITLAHSRFVTGRMIPTRKTEDLLLGSWELIQQLGRVPRRLVWDNEPGIGRGQRHADGVAAFMGTLATKLMLLPPRDPESKGVVERRNGWFETSFMPGRSFTSSEDFNAQFTDWLGRANARVVRTTGAAPVDRLDADRAAMLPLPPIPLHLGWRNRLRLGRDYYVRIDTNDYSVDPHVIGRIVDVTADLERVRVRCDGRIVADHPRLWARGRVVTDPAHVEMAAVLRREFQQPRAVAAGDDLARDLADYDRAFGIIDGGLS, encoded by the coding sequence GTGATCACTTTGGAGGACTGGGCGCTGATCCGCAGGTTGGCTGCGGAGGGGGTTCCGAAAGCGCGGATTGCGGAGCGGTTGGGTATCTCGCGGACGACGGTGATCAAGGCGGTGAACTCCGACTCGCCGCCCAGATATGAGCGAACACCGGCGCCGACGTCGTTCACCGTGTTCGAGCCGCGGGTGCGGGAGTTGTTGGCCGAGACACCGGATATGCCGGCGACGGTGCTCGCGGAGCGGGTCGGATGGACCGGGTCGATCCGGTGGTTCCGGGACAACGTGAAGCGATTACGGCCGGAGCAGCGGCGGATCGATCCGGCGGACCGGCTGGTGTGGGAGCCGGGAGATGCGGCGCAGTGCGATCTGTGGTTCCCGCCGCGGAAGATCCCACTCGAGGACGGCACCTCGAAGCTGCTGCCGGTGCTGGTGATCACCCTGGCGCACTCCAGGTTCGTGACCGGTCGGATGATCCCGACCCGCAAGACCGAGGATCTGCTGCTCGGGTCGTGGGAACTGATCCAGCAGTTGGGGCGGGTGCCGCGGCGGCTGGTCTGGGACAACGAGCCCGGCATCGGCCGCGGGCAGCGCCATGCGGACGGGGTCGCGGCGTTCATGGGGACGCTGGCGACGAAGCTGATGCTGCTGCCGCCGAGGGATCCGGAATCGAAAGGCGTGGTGGAGCGCCGCAACGGCTGGTTCGAGACCTCGTTCATGCCGGGTCGGTCCTTCACGTCGTCGGAGGATTTCAACGCCCAGTTCACCGACTGGCTGGGCCGCGCGAACGCCCGGGTGGTGCGCACCACCGGCGCGGCCCCGGTCGACAGACTCGATGCGGATCGGGCAGCGATGCTGCCGCTGCCGCCGATCCCGTTGCATCTGGGTTGGCGCAACCGGCTCCGTCTCGGCCGGGACTACTACGTCCGTATCGACACCAACGACTACTCCGTCGACCCGCACGTGATCGGCCGGATCGTCGATGTCACCGCGGACCTGGAGCGGGTCCGGGTTCGCTGCGACGGGCGGATCGTTGCCGACCACCCTCGGCTCTGGGCGCGCGGCAGGGTGGTCACCGATCCCGCCCACGTGGAGATGGCGGCGGTGCTGCGCCGCGAGTTCCAGCAACCGCGAGCGGTCGCTGCCGGTGATGATCTCGCCAGGGATCTAGCCGACTACGACCGGGCGTTCGGGATCATTGACGGCGGGCTGAGCTGA
- a CDS encoding tetratricopeptide repeat protein: protein MSDLADLEAFRGAWVTQRDILTGRRYIDALEASGEYSRALEVCDEMWGLGFPSGRVDAAWIVKDRGDVERAITLMTEALPLQDEDDLPLLHGIIGHWRWHYLNDPRAETQLLAGMLAYGTARADLGHLMIATGRPAEGRRVLQEGADDDTVECMLPLANLLSHDGDRDGAEAMYRRAIALGDAHSAWNLASDLLKEGRDSEAEELQWLAASMGDEVAIAYLSSQHPDL, encoded by the coding sequence GTGAGCGACCTCGCCGATCTGGAAGCCTTCCGCGGGGCATGGGTCACGCAGCGAGACATCCTGACAGGGCGCCGATACATCGACGCACTCGAGGCGAGTGGGGAGTACTCAAGAGCGCTCGAGGTCTGCGATGAAATGTGGGGACTCGGCTTCCCGTCAGGCCGTGTCGACGCTGCTTGGATTGTGAAGGACCGTGGCGACGTCGAACGGGCCATCACCCTCATGACTGAAGCACTCCCCTTGCAGGACGAGGATGATCTGCCGCTATTGCACGGGATCATCGGGCACTGGCGTTGGCACTACCTCAATGATCCGCGCGCCGAGACACAGCTGCTGGCCGGAATGCTCGCGTACGGAACGGCCAGAGCCGACCTCGGACATCTGATGATCGCAACCGGCCGGCCCGCCGAAGGACGCCGCGTATTGCAAGAGGGCGCCGACGACGACACCGTCGAGTGCATGCTTCCGCTTGCCAACCTCTTATCGCACGATGGCGACCGAGACGGGGCCGAGGCAATGTACCGGCGCGCTATCGCGCTGGGAGACGCGCACTCTGCGTGGAACCTTGCCTCAGATCTGCTCAAGGAAGGCCGCGATTCCGAAGCGGAAGAACTGCAATGGTTGGCCGCGTCGATGGGTGATGAAGTAGCCATCGCCTACCTTTCGTCCCAGCATCCCGACTTGTAG